From the Ferroacidibacillus organovorans genome, the window GTAAAAGCAAAGTGGAGCGAGGCATTTCGTGGGTGAGTGATACGGATGATATTCCAGAGCCAAAGCGTGTTGCGCTTGTCTGGGTAACACTTCATCGCGAGATTCTCGGCCTTGGGATTCACGGATTGGCGGCCTCTATTTTTTATGTTGATCCAGAAGCTGGCGTGGGCTATAAAAACTTGGCTGATCAAGTGAATAAAATGGATGCCGCAGTCAAAGGGAAAATTCAACTCGAGATGTTGACAGAGGATGAGATGAAGCAACTCGGTGCATTTCTGATGGCGCAGCGGGAAGAACTTTGGGTCAACGCGACGGAGATGGTGTGGGCGAATTGGCTGACGGAAGAACAGTACATGCCGATGAAACAAAAGCGGTTGGAGGCGGAAAAAGACCGGGAACGCATTCGCCTGGAGGCAGAGCGGGAGAACGCTAAAGGAATGAACGAACAAAAGTAAACGCATGGATGCAGACAGGATGGGATTGTCCAGTTGTCGAATCAGGAAGATACACCTCTTTTTACGGCGTTGCGCAAACACGCGGAGCGCCAGCCGCTTCAATTTCATATTCCGGGACACAAGACAGGGTTTGCAATGGATCCTGAATTTCGCCATTTTATGGGCCAAAATGCATTGTCGATTGACTTGATCAATATCGGACCGCTCGATGACCTCATGCATCCCACAGGGATCATCGCGGAGGCGCAGGCGCTCGCGGCAGAAGCGTTTGGGGCAGATGCCACTTATTTTTCTGTACAGGGCACGAGCGGGGCAATTATGGCCATGATCTTGTCGGTGGTAGGACCCGGTGATGAGATTCTCGTGCCGCGAAATATTCATAAGTCTGTTCTGTCAGCAATCATTCTCTCTGGGGCGCGACCGTATTTCTTGCAGCCTGAGGTCGACCTTCATCTTGGCATCGCACATGGATTGCGCCTGGAAACGGTTGTCGCGGGACTTGATGAGCATCCAAACGCGAAGGCTGTACTGGTGATCAACCCTACCTATTTTGGCGTCGCCACAGATCTTCGCTCGATTGTTTCTGTTTCGCATGCGCGTGGCGTATTGGTTTTGGTGGACGAGGCACACGGTGTCCATACCCATTTTCACGAGGCGCTGCCGGTTTCCGCCATGCAGGCGGGCTGTGATCTTGCCGCGACGAGTGTGCACAAGCTTGGTGGATCGCTCACGCAGAGTTCTGTACTGAATGTGCGTGAAGGGCTTATCCGCGCTCGCCACGTACACTCAATATTATCGATGCTTCACACAACATCGACTTCCTATCTGTTATTGGCATCTCTTGACGCAGCGCGCCGTCAATTGGCCGTTCACGGAAGGGAACTGATCAGTCGCGCGCTTAGTCTCGCAGAAGATGCCCGAAACAGAATTAATGAAATTGAAGGGCTCTATTGTTTTGGACGTGAAATCTTGCAATCCTCTGCGACGTACGCTTTTGATCCGCTTAAACTGACCATACGTGTCGCGGATATCGGTATTTCCGGGTACGAGGTAGAAGGGATTTTGCGGGATCACTATAACATTGAAGTAGAGATGTCCGATTTGTACAACATTTTATGCATAATTACATTTGGCGACACAGAGTCCAGTGTATCAAGACTTATTCAGGCGCTGCGCGAACTCGTCGAGATTGAACGGATGCGGACACATGTCCCGCGTAAAATTGTGGTGCCGTCGACACCGCGTCTTGCGATGCCGCCGCGTGATGCTTTTTATGCTGATTCGGAGGTTGTAACGCTTCGTGAAGCCGTTGGGCGCACCATTGCGGACATGATCATGGTCTATCCTCCCGGAATTCCGATTCTGCTTCCAGGTGAGATCGTGACGCTTGACAATGTCCAATACATTGAGCAAAATCTCGCGGAAGGGCTCCCTGTACAGGGGCCAGATGATCCGACGATTCAAACGGTGCGGGTCGTGCGTGAATAGCATTTCAATTTGGCTGCGATTTCCTGATGACAAACTTCGACAAAAAACGTAGACTATAAAAATAGCATAGCCGAATCACTCAAAGAGAGTGTACGGAGGACCCATGTTGTTGGGGTGAACTTTGCAGCGATGCAGAGCGGGGCGACCTTCTCCCGAACCCGTCAGCTAACTCCGGAGGCGTGGGAGGAAATTGTTTGACATATCCAATGATCAAGCGATTGGCAGCGGTGACGCTGGCAGTCGGTTCGTTTTTTATGGCTTTTGCCGGAGATGCAACCAGTATGGCGGCAACACTTCCGCCAGCGCCGTATACCGTCAAGGCGGGGGATACGCCTGCGACGATCGCGCGTCTTTCCGGTTTTGGTGTGGCGCGTTTCGATCTGGTCAATCACCTCGCGAGTCCGAACGTACATCTGATTCCGGGTGAAAAAGTGGCGCTTCCTTTTCTTTATCGTGTTTCGGCTGGAGATACTCTTTCCTATCTCGCGCAGCATTACGGCACGACCGTAGCGCGAATCATGGCGTTGAATCATCTCCACAGCTCGCTTATCTACGCGGGACAGATTTTACTTTTTGCGCGAGGCAGTGCGGCAGTCCAACACGCTGCACACCCACTCGTTTTCCGCGCGGCAAACGTGTCGACAAACGCGAAAGCGCCGATAAAACAAGGTTTGGGTACGTTTTTGGCGAGCGCGTATGATCCGTCGGTCTCTTCGAATGGGCCGTGGGGGGCGGTTGACTATTTTGGTCAACCACTCAAATTTGGGGACGTCGCGGTCGATCCGTCTGTAATACCGCTTGGTTCAACCCTTTATATCAGCGGTTACTCAGACCCAGCGCTTCCGGCTGGCGGATTTTATGCAAAAGCGGTTGACACGGGCGGCGCAATCAAAGGGAAACGAATTGATGTGTTCTTGCCGACAACTTCTGCCGCCTTAAACTTTGGGCTTGAGAATGTTAGTGTCTCTATCATTCGAAAGTAAGATTGTCCTTGACGGAGTGGTTTGAAACGCGACTCGTTTCTCCGCTATACTGAACGAAATGAGGCAGCTATTGCTCAGTCGGGAGGTTCGCTATGCCAATCATGTCTGGACAAGCGCCAACGTTTCAACTCGCCGCGACAGGCGATCGGAACATTTCGCTTGAAGATTATGCGGGACAAACTGTTGTTTTGTTTTTCTATCCAAAAGATGACACGCCTGGCTGAACCACAGAAGCGACCGGTTTTCGCGATCAGTATGATCTGTTCGTTGAAAAAGGGGTTGCCGTGCTCGGTGTGAGCACTGATTCGATTGCATCTCACGAGAAGTTTTCTGCAAAGTATCAACTGCCTTTTCCACTGCTTTCCGATCCTGATGCGGCGGTTTGCAAGGCGTATGAAGTCTATGTCGAAAAAAACATGTATGGCAAAAAATACATGGGCATTGAACGGACTACGTTTGTCATTGATGGCAAAGGGCAGATCGCGCGTGTCTATCCGAAGGTCAAGGTGGACGGTCACGCGGTGAAGGTATTGGCAGATCTATAGGTGAGCGCGTTTAAAAGGATGCTTAAAACCCCACATCTCAGGCCATGCTGTTGAAGATGGCATAGAGAAGGTGGGGTTTTTACGAGGAGTCGACCGTTCGTGTTTGTTTTGGTCATGTTGGTTTGTGTGTCACTCGTTCCGCATGCGACTCTTTTGGGGGTGAGTCGCAAATTTGGCGAGGAACTGTCCAACCTTGAAATTAGGGCGTGGGATGCGGCACATAGAGACGGTGTTTTTCGAGTGATGCAGCAGGAACTGCAGCATGTGGTCAAACTTGCGATGCAATCCCATTTTTAGTTTTTGTATATAGAAGCAATGAGTGCGCGATTCGGTGTATACTAGTATGAACGAGTATATTCGCAGGAAGGAGCGTTCACGGCGTGGTTACACTTACTGAACAGGCTGCAGAGAAGGTTAAATCGATGTTGAGCGATTCTGTGGAAGCGGGCCTTCGTATCATGATCAAACCGGGTGGGTGCTCGGGTTTTAGTTACGGTTTGGCGCTTGATGAGCGAAAACCAAACGATATCGCAATCATGCAACACGGAGTGAATGTATTTGTCGATGCAGAGAATGAGCGATTGGTAGACGGCGCGCAGATTGATTATCTCGACGACTTGTCAGGGACGGGATTTTCGATCCATAACCCTAACGCCATATCGACATGTGGGTGCGGGTCAAGCTTTCGCACCAAAGAAGATGCAGGGCAACCAGGTTCGTGCGATTAAAATGCGATGGGGCGTACGCCCCATCGCGCAGGCTGCGGAGAATGCTCGCTGCCGAGATTGCTCGGCAGTTTTTTAACGGTTGCGGATTTGATTGCGCAGTAGAAAACTGACAAAAACAATGACGAGAAGTGCTGCGCAAAGATCTGTGAAGAGTGTGAAATGAGCGGTAATCGTTTCCCAGTGTTGGCCAAGCGCGTACCCAATATAGGCAAGAATGGCGACCCATGGAATGCAACCGATGATTGTAAAGAGGGTGAACGTGCTGAGCCGCATCTTGGCAATCCCCGCGGGAAGCGAGATAAAGGTCCGCACGGCGGGTAAAAGTCGGCTGATCAATACAGTGATCGCACCGTATTTGGCAAAAAAGCGTTCTGATGACTCAAAGTGGCGTTCAGAAAAAAATACATAGCGTCCATAAGCGTGCAGAAAGGCTCGTCCACCGCGCAACCCGATCCAATAGGCCAAGAGCGATCCGGTGAGATTTCCGAGCACGCCTGCAATGATTGCCGGAACGAGTCCCATTTCGCCGCGAAACGCGGCGTATCCGGCAAACGTCATGATGAGTTCGCTTGGGATCGGAATGCATGCACTTTCAAGTAGCATGGTGAGAAAGACAGCGGCAATCCCGTAGTGGCGTACAGCATTTTCAAGTGCGAGCGATATGCCGTGCAGGTTTGTTACCCCTTTCTTTTGACAGAGAAATGAAAATGCATGTTTAACTTTTTAATGATAGCACAGCCAGATATGCTAGTCTACTTGTCCGATGAAAAGCATACATGGTATAGTAAGTCGGACAATGACCTCATTAAATATGGGTTGGCAGAGGAGACTTTCTTTTGATTTCATGGACCGCCGTATTGACCGTGGCTTTTATCGCGCTACAAGCCATTACGGGTCTCATTGGTTTGTATCAAGTGGTATTGTCTGTTTTTGGGCTTGTGTATCGACGAAAACCTCTTGTTCATGAACCTGCGAAGCGATTCGCAGTTTTTGTTGCGGCGCATAATGAAGAACGTGTGATTGCGCCGTTGCTTACTAACCTGAAGCGTCTCGACTACCCTCAGTCTATGTACGATATTTATGTGATTGCTGATAACTGCACAGATCGAACTGCAGAAATTGCGCGGGAGCACGGGGTTTTCGCCGAAGAACGATTGTCTGAAACAGAACGCGGAAAAGGGTATGCGATCCGCTGGATGCTGGAGCGCTTAAAAGAGCGCAAGATTCCATATGACGCGGTTGTGATGTTTGATGCAGACAATTTGGTCGGCACCAATTTCTTGCGCGTGATGAACGATCGACTGCTTGATGGACACAAGGTGATTCAGGGGTATCTCGACATTAAAAATCCTTTGGATTCTTGGGTCAGTGTTTCCATGGCGATTTCGTATTGGTACACGAACAGAATGTGGCAACTCTCCCGGAGAAATCTGGGATTGTCGTGTGCGCTCGGAGGTACGGGGCTTTGCATTGATATGCATTTGATCAATCGGCTTGGGTGGGAAGCGACAGGCTTGACGGAGGATGTCGAGTTTGGTGCCAAGTGTGTGGTAGAAGGAATCTATCCCGTATGGGCGCATGAGGCGAAGGTTTACGACGAGAAACCGATCACGCTTGTTGCTTCCATGCGGCAACGTTTGCGCTGGATGCAAGGTCATTTCAATTGCGCGCAGCAGTATATGGGCACGCTTCTTGTCGCGAGTCTCAAAGAGAGGAGTTTGGCAAAGCTTGACGCCGCGATTTATCTCTTTCAGCCGATGCGCTTTTTAATTTTGTTTTTGACCGCATTCATGTTTTTGTTTCAAAACTCTAACCCGACAATGGTTGCAGGGTTTACAGAATTGTTACCGACGTGGTTTTGGGCAGTGATCAATTTGTTTATTCTGATACAAATGCCGCTCGCCATGTTGCTTGAGCGGGTCGAGTGGCGTGCGTTTATTGGCCTGCCACTCTTTCCCTTCTTTATGTTGACATGGTTTCCAGTTACGGCTTTTGCGCTGTTTACGCGACGAAACCGCGTGTGGAAACACACGGTTCACACGCGCGCCATTCAATTTGATGACCTTCGTACGCGTTAAGGGAACTTCAGTGACAGTTTCATGATGAGTGTAAAGGAGTGTCTTTGGGGCCTTGTGTGCGATGACTCTTAGCATAGTGCGCTGCAAAGATGAGCAGCGCTTCTTCTCCTTTCATGCCAGGGGTGACGCCGATGGCGCGAGCGTGATCGGTTACAGACTCGAGCGGGGCGGCCAGCAAGTCTTCGACAGTACGTACACCGACTGCGCGTCCCGCCAGAATGTTTCGGTCATTTAGCTTTGTGTTTAGCAGTGTGACATCCAGTGCGCCGCACATGATGTATCCTATTTCATTTTGAATGGTGACAAGTCGCGTTTTTGGCAGATCAACCGTAACGGCGATAAATGTTGTTCCATGAAGATGGATTGGGGAAATTGTGACCACGTGATGTTGCCTCCTTTTTTGATACGGTATGATCGGTTTTCCATCGAGGTGCAACTCTTATAGACGGGATGGGTAAAGATGCTGCGCGTCATGTTAACGACACTCAATGCAAAGTATGTTCACTCATCTTTGGCGCTTCGTTATTTGCGCGCATCGATTGAACAGCAGTGCGATGTCGTCATGCGTGAGTTCACGATTCATGATCCTGTCGAACATGTGTTGACGAATATCTATGCTGTCAAACCGGACATTCTAGGGATAAGTTGCTATATTTGGAATATCACCGAGACACTGCGGCTTATTCCGCTGGTGAAAAAAGTTCTTCCTCAGACGATGATTGTCCTAGGCGGACCAGAAGTGTCTTACGACTCGATGGAATTTATGGAACTTTACAATGGGATTGACGTGATTGTGCGTGGTGAGGGGGAATTGACACTTAAACTCATCGTACAGTCATTTGAATGCAATCAACCTTTCGATACAATTAGGGGCATTGTCTTTCGAACAGAAGAAGGGATGATCGACACGGGCGTCGCGCTGAAGATACCGTCGCTTGATGAGATCCCTTCTCCGTACGCTGCGATGACTCTTCACGAGCTTGACAAGCGAATCGTTTACTTTGAGGCGAGCCGTGGATGCCCATTTTCATGTCAGTTCTGCCTTTCTTCAATTGAGGCGGGTGTGCGCTATTTTTCTCTTGAACGTGTCAAGGATGATCTCACGCGCTTGATTGAATATGGTGTACGCCAGATCAAATTTGTCGATCGCACGTTTAATCTGCGCAAGGATTATGCATTGGCAATTTTCGAACACGTTTTATCGCTTCCTGGAGATACGACGTTTCATTTTGAAATCACTGGTGATATTCTCAAATCAGAAGTGGTCTCTTGGCTTATTGATCACGCGCCACCCGGTAAGTTCAGGTTTGAAATCGGCGTACAATCAACGAATGATATAACAAATGCAATTATAAAACGCCGACAGGATTTTGCTAAACTCGCGGAAACAGTGACCCGAATTCGTGAATCAGGTGTGATTCTGCAACACCTGGATTTGATTGCGGGTTTGCCTGAGGAAGATTACAACAGATTTGCCCAGACGTTCAATGAGGTTTACGCACTTCGACCGGATGAGTTACAATTGGGTTTCCTGAAGCTTTTGCGCGGTACAGGACTGCGAAAGTGTGCTGCTCAGTATGGCTATGTTTATATGGATACTGCTCCGTATGAAATGCTCTCAAATGATACCATGCCGTATGAAGATGTCGTGCGTTTGAAGCGTTTGGAGGATATTCTAGAGAAGTATTATAACTCGGGTCGATTTCCTCGCTCAATTCCGTATCTAACAAACAAGTGTTTTGCAACTCCTTTTGATTTCTTTCAGCGGTTCGGCGATTTTTGGAACCTACGTGGATACGAGAGAATTGGCCATCAAATAAATGATTTATTCGTTCGTCTAGAAGAATTTTTGCGCGAGGAAAACATCGTGAATGAAACTGCGTACGCACTTTTGCGCGCTGATTTTCTTTTAAGAGAAAAAATACGTCCCAAGCGTCTTTGGTGGAAGAGGATCCTGAGTGAAGTGACACTGACTATGCTGCGCGCGAGCGAACCACCTTTGACGCAAGGAGAAACGCTTGACGCGTCTCTCTTGAAACGTTGTGTTATTGATCGTATACCTGCTGAAGCTGCGCGCGAACTCGAATTGACAAAAGAAGAGATGAGTGATGATCTGACGGTCATTTACTGTTACCCTAAAGGACTGGGGCATCCGACCGTACACTTATTGAAATGTGTGAACCGTGAGGTGAACCGCGATTTTCAATGGCAGTTTCCATCTTAGCCAGCAATTTGTTTGTCAACAGGTTATGAATGATCGGTTTTTACAAAGGAGAATGGAATGTGACGTTTTGGATGTCCATCCTTGGTTTGATTGAGAATCCTGCACTTATGGCTTCATTGTCTGCCACCGTGGTGGCTCAGGTCGTAAAAGTACCCATTGCATACATTGCGACTCGCAAGTGGGATTTTAGCCAGATGACTTCGACCGGTGGCATGCCGAGCTCCCACTCCGCGGCCGTCTCATCCCTTGCGACAGTGATCGGATTTCATGATGGCACAAGATCTTCTCTTTTTGCGGCGTGTGTTGTTTTTGCCATTATTGTTATGTATGACGCCGCAGGGATTCGTCGCCATGCGGGTGAGCAGGCCATCGCATTGAATAAGTTAAAAGCGGATATCGGCGAATTGATCGACCGGAGATTTGCAGACAGGCGGGCAGAGTTGTACCAGCAACGTTTGAAGGAAATGTTGGGTCATCAACCTATTGAGGTATTGATGGGGTGTATTTTAGGCATTCTTTTAGGAAGTATCGTATCAGCCATCAGTTACGCTTAGTTGCGTACATTTTGAGGGGGGCCTTTTATGCACTTTGTGCCAAGTGATTTGCGGACGATAAAAAAAGCGCTCACCATCGCTGCTTTGCATGGCAAAACGGATGAAGAGCGCCGTCAGTACCAACATCTTCTCGATCAAATGGCTCACGTACCAGAAGCGGTAAAAGATGGTTTTTTTTACGACTATGATGACAACCGCCCGTTGTAAATTAGGAATCCTCGCGATCTTCTCCTATCGAGAAGATCGTTTCGTTTAAGATGTCGCGATCGATCTTTTTGATCACTTGCGAGATTGCAATGGTTTGGTTGGTAACTTCCGCACTTCCATAGATGATCATTCGATCCTCATTCATCGGAGTTCCGATTGCATAACAGACTCCGCTTTGTTGTTCGAATACCTCGATTTGATATTCTTTGTTTTGGATGCGGTAGATAAAGATATCTTTCTTTAATAGGAATGCATCGCTGCGCAACGCAACGTCTTTCCAGGATTCCATATATTTTCCTCCGATTATCTCCAGATTAAAGAAAACGTGTCTCGATTCCTCGCAATGTGAACAAAAGCAAGCCCAAAAGTGTTAGGATCATAGTAAGGATGATGAGTCCCATGGAGATCCCGTGATAGAAGAAAAACTGTTTCAGCAGTGGGGTTATCGGACCTGTGAAGCTGGGAATTTTCATTCGCGCCGCGTTCATTGCGGGGAGAAGGACAATGTCGCTAAACCCTAAAAAGAGTGTAGAGAGCCATGCGCTGCCGATAAAGATTCGTCGCGAGATGTGGCGATGTGAGGGCCACGGCATGAACAAGGTGCATACGCTCGCAATTAAGGAAGAGATACCTGTGAAGCGATAAAATGAAGGGAACAAATGTGCAAGGACCGTTCCCGCCGATTGGAGCGTAAGGTTGGCAAAGATCGCCTCAGTGACGATAAGTGAAAAAAATACCATCGCGCCGAGTGACAAAGCAGTTGCCAAGGAATAAATTGATCTTGAAGTCGTATGCACGCTATAATCCCCTTTGATGGACGAGTCAGTCATAAAGGTGTGAAAATGTCATGGCATCATTGAAAAGTCTAGTCCCGTGGTTTGTTATTGGAGCAACAGTCGTCACATTGACAGGGTGTGGGAGTCAAAACGCTGTGGGGGGCGGTCTGCCTTCTCCACAACCACTACCATCAAGTACGACTCATTCTACCACACCGTCGACAGGTACGACATCGCCTCAGGGAGGCACTCCGTCAACTGGATCAACCTCACCGAGTTCAACGACGACGCCCGGATCGACTTCGGGAACGGTAACTTCTGGTACGACTGCTACAGGTCAGCCTTCAGGTAGCACAGTAACTGGCGCTTCGGGAAGTTCAGTCACAGGGACCTCTGTAACGGGCTCAGTTACGGGAAGTACGACAAGTGGGACGACACTGACAACCATGCAGGTTGGTACAGGGAGTTCTAATCCATTCGTTCCAGTTTCAAGCCAAATTTCAGATATTTATGTTCCCGCCAACTGGGTGCTTCACACAGACTCATTAGGCGATGGGGGGAACATTTACCGCCTTATCAACCCGGCGCAACCTGCAGAGAATCTGGTTGAGGTTGTGCAGTCTTCAGCACGTGATTTGGCAGGATTTATGGGGCAGATTTCCCAAGGTGGCCATGCGTATTATGTGATTCCTCAACAGGCGATTGAATACACCATTCCAAACCCCAATCTCCCCTATGAAGACAGGGGCATTGTTGCAAACCTCAGCAATGGTGGCTCGATACGCCTTGATGTGTACCTGCCCTCTAGTGAAAAAGCGGTAGCGCAAAAAATTATCGAGAGCTTTATTAAACCACTCTCCTAATGCTAAGAGTGCAACAAGAGGCCGACTCGTCGATCAGAGTCGGCCTCTTGTTGCACTTTGTACATTTTACGCAAACTCTTTCATCAACTCATCGAACAACCCTTGATCCATCTCGAGTTTCGTGTTGAGGTAAGCCTCTTGTGGGTAGTTTTGCAACAAGTCTTCAAAGACGGGTTTTTTGTCGTCTTTGAAAATAAGTCCTGTGCACAATCCGTCTGTCTCCATGACTTTGGCAATGGCGGCAGCGCGATTGGTTGGATCATAATCAGGAAATTGGTCGAGTGAGACTGTGTGCTCCTTGAACCACTCGTAGGTGTTTACTTTGTTGTACGTGACACACGGGCTGAATACATTGATCAAACTGAACCCCTTGTGTTCGATGCCGCCCTGAATCAATTCCGTGAGTTGATTGACATCCGACGAGAATCCTTGAGCAAGATACGTGATGCCTGCTGATAATGCGATTTGTAGAGGGCTGACTGCATTCTCGATATTTCCCGCAGGCGTAGTTTTTGCTTTGAAACCAAACGCTGAGGTGGGGGAGTGCTGCCCTTTCGTTAGACCGTAGATTTGGTTGTCCATAACGACATAGGTAATATCCATATTGCGGCGTACAGCGTGCATAAAGTGTCCGAGTCCAATGCCGAATCCGTCCCCGTCGCCACCAGATGCAAGAACAGTCAGATTGCGATTTGCGAGTTTTACACCTTGCGCAATTGGGAGCGAGCGGCCGTGTACACCGTGAAATCCGTACACATTCAAATAACCGGAAATTCGTCCAGAACAACCGATTCCTGAGATGAGCGCAACATTTTCAGGTTCAAGGTTCAAGTTTCCAAGTGCACGTTGCATTGAGGCCTGAACGGCAAAGTCGCCGCAACCAGGACACCAATTAGGACGAACATTGTTGCGAAACTCTTTTACCGTTGCCATGCGATCATCGATCCTTTCACGTGAGCCTCAATTTCTTTAGGTAAAAAGGGTGTGCCGTCAAACTTTAATTGGCTTGAGAATTCGCTGTGCTTCAAACCGAAAAACTGCATGAGATGATAGAGTTGCCCCGTTGCGTTTGACTCGAATACAATGACCTGTTTTGCACGATCCATGTAGGATTGAAGGGAAGCTACAGGGAATGGAGAGATGACGTGAACGTGTGCGTGCCCAACACGTACTCCATGTTTTCGCAACCGTACAGTGGCTTCGCTGATCGGACCGATGGAAGATCCGACGCCGATCAAGAGGACATCTGGATGTTGATCACCTTCGTAGCTGGTGCTGTTAGGGAGTTCGCTTCCCTCAAACTTGTTCAGACGTTTTTTCATCATCTGCACGTGGTTCGCAGTTCCTTCGTCAGGGCGTCCAATTTCGTTGTGCTCAACGCCCGTAACGTGGTGAATACCGCCTTTTTGTCCAGGAAATACACGTGGAGAAACACCGTTTTCTGTTCGTTCAAAGCGTTTGAAAAGTTGTCCAGGGCCGATTTGCGCCAGCTGCTCTTGGGTAGCGAGCAAGCCGCGATCAATTTTAACCTGATCAAGAGAAAATTTTTCTACGGACTGACTCGCGAGGGAGAGAGCCAAATCGGTCATGATGATGACAGGACACTGATAAATTTCTGCATAATTGAACGCGTTGACAGCCGCATAAAAACACTCTTCAGCGGTTGCGGGGGTCAGCACAATCTTTTGAATCTCACCGTGTGTCCCAAACATCGCTTGGTACATATCGCTTTGTTCGTGTTTGGTAGGGAGTCCTGTGCTAGGTCCGCCACGCTGTGTATCGACAATGACAACGGGCTGTTCAGTCATGCCCGCCAGTCCCAATGCTTCCATCATGAGCGAAAAGCCTGGACCAGATGTCGCTGTAAGCGTCCGAGCACCTGCATAGGAAGCGCCGATGGTCATATTAAGCGCTGCGATTTCATCCTCCGTTTGAACGACGACGCCGCCTACTTTGGGAAGCTTTTTTATCAAATACTCCATCACATCAGAGGCAGGAGTAATTGGGTAGGCAGGCATGACGCGCACACCTGCCGCTATCGCTCCGAATGCGACAGCGTCATTTCCGATCATGAGCAGATGGTCGCTTGGTGTCGGCGGTGCGAGCGCGAAGTCCGGGAATGAAACATTCTGAGCCTTCATTGCCTCGTAACCAGCAAGGACGGCCGCTTGG encodes:
- a CDS encoding aminotransferase class I/II-fold pyridoxal phosphate-dependent enzyme; translated protein: MSNQEDTPLFTALRKHAERQPLQFHIPGHKTGFAMDPEFRHFMGQNALSIDLINIGPLDDLMHPTGIIAEAQALAAEAFGADATYFSVQGTSGAIMAMILSVVGPGDEILVPRNIHKSVLSAIILSGARPYFLQPEVDLHLGIAHGLRLETVVAGLDEHPNAKAVLVINPTYFGVATDLRSIVSVSHARGVLVLVDEAHGVHTHFHEALPVSAMQAGCDLAATSVHKLGGSLTQSSVLNVREGLIRARHVHSILSMLHTTSTSYLLLASLDAARRQLAVHGRELISRALSLAEDARNRINEIEGLYCFGREILQSSATYAFDPLKLTIRVADIGISGYEVEGILRDHYNIEVEMSDLYNILCIITFGDTESSVSRLIQALRELVEIERMRTHVPRKIVVPSTPRLAMPPRDAFYADSEVVTLREAVGRTIADMIMVYPPGIPILLPGEIVTLDNVQYIEQNLAEGLPVQGPDDPTIQTVRVVRE
- a CDS encoding YunC family protein, whose amino-acid sequence is MVTISPIHLHGTTFIAVTVDLPKTRLVTIQNEIGYIMCGALDVTLLNTKLNDRNILAGRAVGVRTVEDLLAAPLESVTDHARAIGVTPGMKGEEALLIFAAHYAKSHRTQGPKDTPLHSS
- a CDS encoding HesB/IscA family protein, translating into MVTLTEQAAEKVKSMLSDSVEAGLRIMIKPGGCSGFSYGLALDERKPNDIAIMQHGVNVFVDAENERLVDGAQIDYLDDLSGTGFSIHNPNAISTCGCGSSFRTKEDAGQPGSCD
- a CDS encoding LysM peptidoglycan-binding domain-containing protein, giving the protein MTYPMIKRLAAVTLAVGSFFMAFAGDATSMAATLPPAPYTVKAGDTPATIARLSGFGVARFDLVNHLASPNVHLIPGEKVALPFLYRVSAGDTLSYLAQHYGTTVARIMALNHLHSSLIYAGQILLFARGSAAVQHAAHPLVFRAANVSTNAKAPIKQGLGTFLASAYDPSVSSNGPWGAVDYFGQPLKFGDVAVDPSVIPLGSTLYISGYSDPALPAGGFYAKAVDTGGAIKGKRIDVFLPTTSAALNFGLENVSVSIIRK
- a CDS encoding glycosyltransferase family 2 protein → MISWTAVLTVAFIALQAITGLIGLYQVVLSVFGLVYRRKPLVHEPAKRFAVFVAAHNEERVIAPLLTNLKRLDYPQSMYDIYVIADNCTDRTAEIAREHGVFAEERLSETERGKGYAIRWMLERLKERKIPYDAVVMFDADNLVGTNFLRVMNDRLLDGHKVIQGYLDIKNPLDSWVSVSMAISYWYTNRMWQLSRRNLGLSCALGGTGLCIDMHLINRLGWEATGLTEDVEFGAKCVVEGIYPVWAHEAKVYDEKPITLVASMRQRLRWMQGHFNCAQQYMGTLLVASLKERSLAKLDAAIYLFQPMRFLILFLTAFMFLFQNSNPTMVAGFTELLPTWFWAVINLFILIQMPLAMLLERVEWRAFIGLPLFPFFMLTWFPVTAFALFTRRNRVWKHTVHTRAIQFDDLRTR
- a CDS encoding YwhD family protein produces the protein MERLSLTGVNKHKAPDALSNLSAVLIDREGVRIDNAAIHGKSKVERGISWVSDTDDIPEPKRVALVWVTLHREILGLGIHGLAASIFYVDPEAGVGYKNLADQVNKMDAAVKGKIQLEMLTEDEMKQLGAFLMAQREELWVNATEMVWANWLTEEQYMPMKQKRLEAEKDRERIRLEAERENAKGMNEQK
- a CDS encoding DedA family protein, with protein sequence MHGISLALENAVRHYGIAAVFLTMLLESACIPIPSELIMTFAGYAAFRGEMGLVPAIIAGVLGNLTGSLLAYWIGLRGGRAFLHAYGRYVFFSERHFESSERFFAKYGAITVLISRLLPAVRTFISLPAGIAKMRLSTFTLFTIIGCIPWVAILAYIGYALGQHWETITAHFTLFTDLCAALLVIVFVSFLLRNQIRNR
- the bcp gene encoding thioredoxin-dependent thiol peroxidase, whose protein sequence is MPIMSGQAPTFQLAATGDRNISLEDYAGQTVVLFFYPKDDTPGUTTEATGFRDQYDLFVEKGVAVLGVSTDSIASHEKFSAKYQLPFPLLSDPDAAVCKAYEVYVEKNMYGKKYMGIERTTFVIDGKGQIARVYPKVKVDGHAVKVLADL